In Flavobacteriales bacterium, the following are encoded in one genomic region:
- a CDS encoding thymidylate synthase, with protein MKQYHDLMRHVMQTGADKADRTGTGTRSVFGYQMRFDLNEGFPVVTTKKLHLRSIIHELLWFLKGDSNIKYLKDNGVSIWDEWADENGELGPVYGVQWRSWPTADGKKIDQIQKLIDGIKNNPDSRRHIVNAWNVAEVENMALPPCHTMFQFYVAPPDLSKGEKKGKLSCQLYQRSADIFLGVPFNIASYALLTMMVAQVCDLGLGDFVHTFGDAHIYSNHFEQVELQLSRELRPLPQMKINPDVKDIFGFKFEDFELVNYDPHPHIKGAVAV; from the coding sequence ATGAAACAGTACCACGACCTGATGCGCCACGTGATGCAGACCGGAGCCGATAAGGCTGATCGCACAGGAACGGGAACACGGAGCGTGTTCGGCTACCAGATGCGTTTCGACCTGAACGAAGGTTTTCCGGTTGTAACCACCAAGAAACTGCACCTCCGCTCCATCATTCACGAATTGTTGTGGTTCTTGAAAGGCGACAGCAACATCAAGTACCTGAAAGACAACGGGGTTTCCATTTGGGATGAATGGGCGGATGAGAACGGGGAACTCGGTCCCGTGTATGGTGTACAATGGCGTTCGTGGCCTACGGCCGATGGCAAGAAGATCGATCAGATCCAGAAATTGATCGATGGCATCAAGAACAATCCCGATTCAAGACGCCATATTGTCAATGCATGGAACGTGGCCGAAGTGGAAAATATGGCGTTGCCTCCGTGCCACACCATGTTCCAATTTTATGTAGCCCCTCCTGACCTTTCCAAAGGGGAGAAAAAAGGAAAACTGAGCTGCCAACTCTATCAGCGTAGCGCGGATATTTTCCTCGGTGTCCCGTTCAATATTGCTTCCTACGCATTACTCACCATGATGGTGGCACAGGTATGCGATCTCGGACTGGGCGATTTCGTTCACACCTTTGGTGACGCACATATCTACTCCAACCACTTTGAACAGGTTGAACTGCAACTGAGTCGTGAGCTGCGCCCATTGCCGCAGATGAAGATCAATCCCGATGTGAAAGACATCTTCGGGTTCAAATTCGAGGATTTTGAATTGGTGAACTACGATCCGCATCCACACATCAAAGGTGCTGTAGCTGTATGA